From one Bacteroides intestinalis DSM 17393 genomic stretch:
- a CDS encoding DUF7833 domain-containing protein: protein MAFNDPRIQNMLRQEGGKAYGAYWYIMEKLSLLPDMEAELKYLKPFATRNFTYPYMMKIVTDFGLFTVTDSCFSPVQLNTKCVVEPQKAEENIAENSGQNGKKYPDNDVKPGKNAGFSTKNRQTMDKNRDGNESEINCNTPNISGLSNENLQQKENIRDIITTAAKEKEISAAAVDRNDTSVPADTGVSTNASVSPFSGGSALHAIRPWQELVDGLCLESSWAEIACMKSGYGGLLNRHFKEAVGFFKQHILLYDKGPSLLNSSDVHQYFANFTVPGSRTSAFLHAELLKLEAAEQSHSLDPYRFEKRIGGQRTYMGCPIPDEAPPRPEDNAIWNDRTKQWILPRLRSKAAS from the coding sequence ATGGCTTTCAATGATCCCCGCATCCAGAACATGCTCCGTCAGGAAGGCGGCAAGGCTTACGGCGCCTACTGGTATATAATGGAAAAGCTGAGCCTGCTGCCTGATATGGAAGCGGAGCTGAAATACCTGAAACCTTTTGCCACTCGTAATTTTACCTATCCTTATATGATGAAGATCGTTACGGATTTCGGTTTGTTCACCGTCACCGACAGTTGTTTTTCACCTGTGCAGCTCAATACGAAATGCGTTGTAGAACCGCAAAAAGCAGAAGAAAACATAGCGGAAAACAGTGGGCAAAATGGCAAAAAGTACCCGGACAATGATGTAAAACCGGGCAAAAATGCCGGCTTTTCGACGAAAAACAGGCAGACAATGGACAAAAATCGCGATGGAAATGAATCTGAAATAAATTGCAATACTCCGAATATCAGTGGTTTATCGAATGAAAATCTACAGCAAAAAGAGAATATAAGAGATATAATAACAACAGCAGCAAAAGAAAAAGAAATATCTGCTGCTGCTGTTGATCGTAATGATACCAGTGTCCCTGCCGATACCGGTGTCTCCACCAATGCTTCCGTTTCTCCTTTTTCCGGCGGTAGTGCCCTTCACGCCATTCGTCCCTGGCAGGAATTGGTGGACGGGCTGTGCCTGGAAAGCAGTTGGGCGGAAATCGCCTGCATGAAATCCGGCTATGGTGGTTTGTTGAACCGTCACTTCAAAGAGGCCGTAGGCTTTTTCAAGCAGCACATCCTGCTCTACGACAAAGGGCCGTCCTTGCTGAACAGCAGTGACGTACACCAGTATTTTGCTAATTTCACGGTTCCCGGCAGCCGTACCTCAGCCTTCCTGCATGCAGAGCTTTTGAAGCTGGAGGCTGCCGAGCAGAGCCATTCACTCGACCCTTACCGCTTCGAGAAGCGTATCGGCGGGCAGCGCACCTACATGGGTTGCCCCATCCCCGACGAAGCACCTCCCCGCCCGGAAGACAATGCTATCTGGAACGACCGGACGAAGCAATGGATTCTTCCCCGGCTTCGAAGCAAAGCGGCCTCGTGA
- a CDS encoding TolC family protein: protein MKKQIITLAVTGLLLSGCGIYTKYEPVTSVPDQLYGGEVVAEDTASLGNMDWRELFTDPHLQSLIEQGLQNNTDYQSAELRVEEAQATLMSAKLAFLPAFALAPQGTVSSFDTHKATQAYSLPVTASWELDVFGRMRNAKKQSKALYAQSQDYRQAVRTQLIAGIANTYYTLLMLDEQLAISRQTEEAWKETVASTRALMNAGMANESAVSQMEATYYQVQGSVLDLQKQISQTENSLALLLAETPRHYERGSLQQQQFPADFSVGIPVQMLSGRPDVRSAERSLEAAFYGTNQARSAFYPSITLSGNAGWTNSAGSMILNPGKFLASAVGSLTQPLFNRGQVVAQYRIARARQEEAALGFQQSLLNAGSEVNDALTAYQTSQGKKLLLDKQVASLQTALKSTSLLMEHGNTTYLEVLTARQTLLSAQLSQTANHFTEIQSLINLFQALGGGQD, encoded by the coding sequence ATGAAAAAACAAATCATCACATTAGCTGTCACCGGCCTGCTGCTGAGCGGTTGTGGCATCTATACCAAATACGAGCCCGTTACTTCTGTCCCCGACCAGCTTTATGGTGGGGAAGTAGTGGCCGAAGACACTGCCAGTCTGGGTAATATGGATTGGCGGGAGCTCTTTACCGATCCTCATTTGCAATCCCTCATCGAGCAGGGATTGCAGAATAACACCGACTATCAGTCTGCCGAGCTTCGCGTAGAAGAGGCACAGGCAACGCTGATGTCTGCCAAGCTTGCCTTCCTTCCTGCTTTTGCTCTTGCTCCGCAGGGCACTGTGAGCAGCTTCGATACGCATAAGGCTACACAGGCTTATTCACTGCCCGTTACCGCCAGTTGGGAACTGGATGTTTTCGGCCGTATGCGCAATGCCAAGAAGCAGTCCAAGGCATTGTATGCCCAGAGCCAGGACTACCGCCAGGCTGTGCGTACCCAATTGATTGCAGGAATAGCCAATACTTACTATACGCTGTTGATGCTGGACGAGCAACTCGCCATCTCCCGGCAGACGGAAGAGGCATGGAAAGAAACCGTGGCATCCACCCGCGCCCTGATGAACGCCGGAATGGCGAATGAATCGGCCGTATCGCAGATGGAAGCTACTTACTATCAGGTACAAGGCTCTGTGCTCGACTTGCAGAAGCAGATCAGCCAGACCGAGAACAGTCTTGCCCTTTTGCTTGCCGAAACACCCCGTCACTACGAACGTGGCAGCTTGCAGCAGCAGCAATTCCCCGCCGACTTCTCGGTAGGTATTCCTGTGCAGATGCTTTCCGGGCGACCGGATGTCCGTAGTGCCGAACGTTCGCTCGAGGCAGCATTCTATGGTACGAATCAGGCTCGTTCTGCTTTCTATCCTTCCATTACTTTAAGTGGAAATGCCGGTTGGACGAACTCGGCAGGAAGCATGATTCTCAATCCGGGCAAGTTTCTGGCATCTGCTGTAGGTTCATTGACGCAGCCGCTTTTCAATCGGGGGCAGGTTGTGGCTCAATACCGCATTGCCCGTGCACGGCAGGAAGAGGCTGCACTTGGTTTCCAGCAGAGCTTGCTCAATGCAGGCAGTGAGGTGAACGATGCCTTGACGGCTTACCAGACCAGCCAGGGGAAGAAACTACTGTTGGATAAACAGGTTGCTTCTCTGCAAACTGCCCTGAAAAGTACTTCTTTGCTGATGGAGCATGGTAACACCACCTATCTGGAAGTGCTTACGGCCCGGCAGACTTTGCTAAGTGCGCAACTGTCGCAAACTGCCAATCATTTTACCGAAATACAAAGCTTAATTAATCTGTTCCAAGCATTGGGAGGAGGACAAGACTAA
- a CDS encoding DnaB-like helicase C-terminal domain-containing protein: MRDFHSLGIDVNRRTAGHIKTTCPHCTETRHNKRDKSLSVNLDDGKFLCHHCGWKGCVPDETELRERRQRAESRKRQQVPPAHFRRPTFDPTRLTLSEKTEHYLVSTRYLSQSAIRDLRITEQEEFMPQSGKLENCICFNYFESGELVNTKFRSGQKHFKMVKDAELIPYNIDSILDTPECIITEGEMDAASFVTIGRRDVVSVPSGANSNLTWLDRFIPTHFEDKKTIYIAVDEDSAGLKLRDELLRRLGTERCRIVHFGPGCKDANEHLAQFGAESLGICIEQAEEIPLEGVFTAEELAGELRALYENGMSSGAETGWENFDKYCTLELQRLLLISGRPGDGKSEWLDELVMRLCLRHQWKVAYFSPENMPIVYHHRKLIEKLTGFGFNPSVGMTEELYQKSVQFLTENVCHILPGDEDYSIDTILQKARGLVVRKGIRILVIDPLNRIDQRLPPGQTELQYLSSLLNSLSRFATHYHCLVILVAHPRKMNRNPLTGVTPCVGMYDIFGSSDFYNKADFGIIVERDDQKGLVTIHVEKVKFKHLGTPGNATFVYNIVNGRYSPCEEGAGDKPGPINTQFDNKAWI; encoded by the coding sequence ATGAGAGACTTCCATTCCCTCGGCATCGACGTCAACCGACGCACTGCCGGCCACATCAAAACCACTTGCCCCCACTGCACAGAAACCCGCCATAACAAGCGTGACAAATCCCTTTCCGTCAATTTGGACGATGGTAAGTTCCTTTGCCACCACTGCGGCTGGAAAGGCTGTGTCCCCGACGAAACCGAACTCCGCGAACGCCGCCAAAGGGCGGAGTCGCGTAAACGGCAGCAAGTACCTCCCGCCCATTTTCGCCGCCCGACCTTCGACCCCACCCGGCTGACACTTAGCGAAAAGACCGAGCATTACCTCGTTTCCACCCGCTACCTGTCCCAGTCCGCCATCCGCGACCTGCGGATCACCGAACAGGAAGAATTTATGCCCCAGTCCGGCAAACTGGAGAACTGCATCTGCTTCAATTACTTCGAAAGCGGCGAATTGGTTAACACCAAATTCCGAAGCGGACAGAAGCATTTCAAAATGGTGAAGGATGCTGAACTCATCCCCTACAACATAGACTCCATCCTGGACACACCCGAATGTATCATCACCGAGGGTGAAATGGATGCTGCCTCGTTCGTCACCATCGGTCGTCGGGATGTCGTATCCGTGCCCAGCGGTGCCAACAGTAACCTGACCTGGCTGGACCGTTTCATTCCCACTCACTTTGAAGATAAGAAAACCATTTATATCGCCGTGGACGAGGATTCCGCCGGCCTGAAACTGCGCGATGAGCTTCTCCGCCGCCTAGGAACGGAGCGTTGCCGGATTGTGCATTTTGGTCCGGGGTGCAAGGACGCCAATGAGCATCTGGCTCAATTTGGTGCGGAAAGTCTTGGTATCTGCATAGAGCAGGCTGAGGAAATCCCTTTGGAAGGAGTCTTCACTGCCGAAGAGCTCGCTGGGGAGCTGCGTGCCCTCTACGAGAACGGCATGAGTAGCGGTGCCGAAACTGGTTGGGAGAATTTCGATAAATATTGTACACTCGAGCTTCAGCGTCTGCTGCTAATCAGCGGCCGTCCCGGTGACGGTAAGTCGGAATGGTTGGACGAGCTGGTAATGCGACTTTGCCTGCGCCACCAGTGGAAGGTTGCCTATTTCAGCCCAGAGAATATGCCCATCGTGTATCATCACCGTAAGCTGATTGAGAAGTTGACGGGCTTCGGATTTAATCCCAGTGTCGGGATGACGGAGGAGCTTTACCAAAAGTCTGTGCAGTTCCTTACGGAAAATGTGTGCCACATCCTTCCGGGCGATGAGGATTATTCTATAGACACGATCCTCCAGAAAGCCCGCGGGTTGGTAGTGCGTAAAGGTATCCGTATCTTGGTTATCGACCCGCTGAACCGCATCGACCAGCGCCTCCCGCCGGGACAGACGGAGCTTCAATACCTGTCTTCACTGCTGAACAGTCTGAGCCGCTTTGCCACGCACTACCATTGCCTGGTCATCCTTGTAGCCCATCCGCGTAAGATGAACCGCAATCCGCTGACGGGTGTCACTCCCTGTGTGGGGATGTATGACATCTTCGGTTCCTCAGATTTTTATAACAAGGCCGATTTCGGTATCATCGTGGAACGTGACGATCAGAAAGGATTGGTGACGATACATGTTGAGAAGGTGAAGTTCAAGCATCTGGGTACTCCCGGCAATGCGACTTTCGTGTATAACATCGTAAACGGGCGCTACTCGCCTTGTGAAGAGGGAGCGGGTGATAAGCCCGGCCCCATAAATACGCAGTTTGACAATAAGGCGTGGATTTAA
- a CDS encoding HU family DNA-binding protein, with protein sequence MAVIVERTLRHRKVGDVSSPKLNYLKRKARTSRLYDIKRLSQEIEEMGGMSAEDVEHVMKAIVRNLKRKLTDGDSVKLDGFGVFYTTFHSVGTEKAEDCVVKNIDKVNIRFLTDSSLRLVNEANATTRSAPNNITFQLYSPKDEDVSSSGGNSGGGDSGGDGGIEDDPLG encoded by the coding sequence ATGGCAGTAATTGTAGAGCGCACCTTGCGCCACAGGAAAGTCGGGGATGTCTCGTCTCCTAAACTGAATTACCTGAAGCGTAAAGCTCGCACCTCCAGGCTGTATGACATCAAGCGCCTTTCCCAGGAAATCGAAGAAATGGGCGGCATGTCTGCCGAGGACGTGGAGCATGTAATGAAAGCTATTGTGCGTAACCTGAAACGTAAGTTGACGGACGGGGACAGTGTGAAACTGGATGGCTTCGGAGTATTTTATACCACCTTTCATAGTGTGGGCACTGAGAAAGCCGAGGATTGTGTGGTGAAGAATATCGATAAGGTGAATATTCGCTTCCTTACGGATAGCAGTCTGAGACTGGTGAACGAGGCGAATGCCACCACTCGAAGTGCGCCCAATAATATTACCTTCCAGCTTTATAGCCCGAAAGACGAAGATGTCAGTTCTTCCGGTGGCAACTCCGGCGGTGGTGATTCCGGCGGCGACGGCGGGATTGAAGATGATCCGCTGGGATAG
- a CDS encoding N-acetylmuramoyl-L-alanine amidase, translating into MRKIDLIVIHCSATRADRCYTEYDLTTDHPAPGLLRRSYHYYIRKNGDIKSLRPVKTPGAHAKGYNAHSIGVCYEGGLDTNGRASDTRTDFQKHSLRVLVMLLLRDYPGSRLVGHRDLSPDLNHNGEIEPEEWIKECPCFHAFTILQDPPPQNPAYL; encoded by the coding sequence ATGAGAAAAATTGATTTAATCGTGATTCATTGCAGCGCCACCCGCGCTGACCGTTGTTATACGGAATATGATTTAACCACAGACCACCCTGCGCCGGGGCTTCTCCGGCGCAGTTATCATTATTATATAAGGAAGAACGGGGATATCAAAAGTCTTCGTCCGGTAAAAACTCCCGGTGCACATGCGAAAGGTTACAATGCTCACTCAATAGGTGTATGCTATGAAGGCGGGTTGGATACGAACGGCCGCGCTTCCGATACGAGAACCGATTTCCAGAAACATTCCCTCCGTGTATTGGTCATGTTGCTATTGCGGGATTATCCCGGTAGTAGGTTAGTGGGACATCGTGATCTTAGCCCCGACCTGAACCATAACGGTGAAATAGAACCGGAAGAATGGATAAAAGAGTGTCCTTGCTTTCATGCTTTCACTATTTTGCAAGATCCCCCGCCTCAGAATCCTGCTTATTTATAA
- a CDS encoding DUF4248 domain-containing protein, translated as MTKSDASLSTEEVFPIRSYGKGELACLYIHNVQQASAVKEFNIWIRKAPGLEQKLLETGMSRSARRYTPKQVRLIVEALGEP; from the coding sequence ATGACAAAATCTGATGCAAGCCTCTCTACGGAAGAGGTATTCCCCATCCGTAGTTACGGAAAAGGCGAACTCGCCTGTCTCTATATCCACAACGTACAACAGGCAAGCGCCGTCAAGGAATTCAACATTTGGATTCGGAAAGCGCCCGGACTGGAACAGAAACTTTTGGAAACAGGGATGAGCCGCAGTGCAAGGAGGTACACCCCGAAGCAGGTACGGCTCATCGTAGAAGCGTTGGGAGAACCTTAA
- a CDS encoding smalltalk protein produces MKKRTWDKILKIVIAVASALLGALSAHAMTV; encoded by the coding sequence ATGAAGAAAAGGACTTGGGACAAGATTTTGAAAATTGTAATTGCTGTAGCTTCTGCTCTATTGGGTGCGCTGAGTGCGCATGCGATGACAGTATAA
- a CDS encoding nucleotidyltransferase family protein yields MNETHWNKYGISATNGKWITDILSQFAEVQESILFGSRAKGNFKPGSDIDLAVKGPVSKDTLSALLTAFEESLLPYFVDVVIYEHITNEALREHIDRVGISIYKS; encoded by the coding sequence ATGAATGAAACTCACTGGAATAAATATGGCATAAGTGCAACAAACGGAAAGTGGATCACAGATATTCTTTCACAATTTGCCGAAGTGCAGGAATCCATTCTTTTTGGTTCGCGGGCTAAAGGAAACTTTAAACCCGGTTCTGACATCGACCTTGCTGTTAAAGGACCGGTTTCTAAAGACACATTATCCGCTCTGCTCACCGCCTTTGAAGAGTCATTATTACCTTACTTCGTAGACGTGGTGATTTACGAACACATCACAAACGAAGCTCTAAGAGAGCATATCGACCGGGTAGGCATAAGTATCTACAAATCATAA